A genomic window from Sparus aurata chromosome 14, fSpaAur1.1, whole genome shotgun sequence includes:
- the lrig3 gene encoding leucine-rich repeats and immunoglobulin-like domains protein 3, with the protein MWSSPQPRRFAGFAVIFLLSLRLQRGCGAHAGTCPPPCACSGELVDCSRLKRGQIPNTIPEWTVQLDLSHNKLQVLDSALFSKLQHLSEIKLNHNELEAIPDLGPYASNLTTLILANNRITRISEEQLRPFLALETLDLSNNNIVDIKASSFPALPLKNLFLNNNRISALETGCFTNLSSSLQVLRLNRNRLSSIPAKIFQLPNLQHLELSRNRVRRVEGLTFHGLHALRSLKMQRNGLSRLMDGAFWGLSNMEVLQLDYNNLTEVSKGWLYGLLTLQQLHLGHNAISRIRPDAWEFCQKLGELNLSSNHLSRLEESSFVGLSLLDELHIGNNRVSFIADGAFRGLSNLQMLDLQKNEISWTIEDMNGPFSALDKLKKLFLQGNQIRSVTKKSFSGLDALQHLDLSNNAIMSVQANAFSQMKNLQELRLNTSSLLCDCQLKWLPVWVAEQTFLPCVNASCAHPQMLKGRSVFAVSQEEFVCDDFPKPQITVQPETQSALKGSNVTFVCSAASSSDSPMTFAWKKDNEVLNDAEIHNQAHLRVQGGAGGETEVTEYTTTLQLRNVEFSSEGKYQCVISNHFGSSYSTKARLTVNMLPSFNKMPMDLSIRAGATARLECAAVGHPSPQIAWQKDGGTDFPAARERRMHVMPEDDVFFIVDVKTEDIGVYSCTAQNTAGAISANATLTVLETPSFLRPLMDRTVAKGETAVLQCIAGGSPPPRLNWTKDDSPLLVTERHFFAAANQLLIIVDAAEADAGKYTCEMSNTLGTERGNVRLAVIPNPNCDSGVQGGVGVGMVSGAGSDDDGWTTVGIVIIAVVCCVVGTSLVWVVIIYHTRRRNEDCSVTNTDETNLPGDIPSYLSSQGTLADRQDGYIPSESGSSHQYMASSMSGFYMQPKDMNGLCQLDTGSEADMEAAIDPLLCHYQGPVSSLLRRDNMYPDPSEVFTGYSIDQRPVCIDSYSGSLTSSKRRDYFLSEHFDLCSSTVLMQLPNANLHHGPTHQQSDRRPSVEEGEATDCGRPHECLAPCNTFMGTFGKAPWRPHKDLYTGFGPPSAPHNGITLHENPYAAPDADSDQESSLTKDSSSEQSNSVYEQPFDIRTDPFPQRRTST; encoded by the exons atgtggtcCTCTCCGCAGCCCCGCAGGTTTGCGGGGTTTGCCGTGATTTTCCTGCTCTCTCTGAGGCTACAGCGTGGATGCGGTGCTCACGCAGGGACGTGTCCCCCACCCTGCGCGTGTTCCGGGGAGCTGGTGGACTGCAGTCGGCTGAAAAGGGGCCAAATTCCAAACACGATCCCGGAGTGGACGGTTCAACT ggACCTGAGCCATAACAAATTGCAGGTGCTTGACAGCGCGCTGTTTTCCAAACTACAACATCTAAGTGAAAT AAAGCTGAACCACAACGAACTGGAGGCAATACCTGATCTGGGCCCTTACGCTTCAAACCTCACGACGCTCATCCT AGCAAACAACAGGATCACCAGGATCTCGGAGGAGCAGCTCAGGCCCTTCCTCGCTCTGGAAACGCTCGACCTCAGCAACAACAACATCGTGGATATAAAGGCCAGCTCATTCCCCGCGCTGCCTCTCAAGAACCT GTTCCTCAACAACAATCGTATCTCGGCGCTGGAGACCGGCTGCTTCACCAACCTGTCCAGCAGTCTGCAGGTTCTCCGGCTGAACCGCAACCGCCTGTCCTCCATCCCAGCCAAGATCTTCCAGCTGCCCAACCTCCAGCATCT gGAGCTGAGCAGGAACCGGGTCCGCAGGGTGGAGGGCCTGACGTTCCACGGTCTGCACGCTCTCCGCTCCTTGAAGATGCAGAGGAACGGCCTCAGCCGCCTGATGGACGGAGCCTTCTGGGGCCTCAGCAACATGGAAGTCCT GCAGCTGGACTACAACAACCTGACGGAGGTGAGCAAGGGCTGGCTGTACGGCCTGCtgactctgcagcagctccacctcGGCCACAACGCCATCAGCAGGATCCGACCTGACGCCTGGGAGTTCTGCCAGAAACTCGGCGAGCT AAACCTCTCCTCCAACCATCTGTCCCGACTGGAGGAATCCAGCTTCGTGGGCCTGAGCCTGCTGGACGAGCTCCACATCGGAAACAACCGCGTGAGCTTCATCGCGGACGGAGCTTTTCGCGGCCTCTCCAACCTCCAGATGCT GGATCTCCAAAAGAATGAAATCTCCTGGACCATTGAGGACATGAATGGGCCCTTCTCCGCGTTGGACAAGCTCAAAAAACT ATTTCTGCAGGGGAACCAGATCCGCTCGGTGACCAAGAAGTCTTTCTCTGGCCTGGACGCCCTGCAGCACCT aGATTTGAGTAATAACGCTATCATGTCCGTCCAAGCGAACGCCTTCTCTCAGATGAAGAACCTGCAGGAGCT ACGCCTGAACACATCCAGCCTGCTGTGCGACTGCCAGCTCAAGTGGCTTCCCGTCTGGGTGGCAGAACAAACCTTCCTGCCCTGCGTCAATGCCAGCTGCGCCCACCCGCAAATGCTGAAGGGCAGGAGCGTGTTCGCCGTCAGCCAGGAGGAGTTTGTGTGTG ATGACTTCCCAAAGCCTCAAATCACAGTGCAGCCGGAGACCCAGTCGGCCCTCAAGGGCAGCAACGTGACGTTCGTCTGCTCTGCGGCCAGCTCCAGCGACTCGCCAATGACCTTCGCCTGGAAGAAAGACAACGAGGTCCTGAACGACGCCGAGATCCACAACCAGGCCCACCTGCGCGTGCAGGGAGGCGCGGGAGGCGAGACGGAGGTGACGGAGTACACGACCACCCTGCAGCTCCGAAATGTGGAGTTTTCCAGCGAGGGAAAGTACCAGTGCGTCATCTCCAACCACTTTGGGTCGTCATATTCCACCAAGGCTCGGCTCACTGTCAACA TGCTGCCCTCCTTCAACAAGATGCCAATGGACTTGAGCATACGTGCCGGAGCTACAGCCAGGCTGGAATGTGCCGCCGTGGGTCACCCTTCCCCTCAGATCGCCTGGCAGAAAGACGGGGGCACCGACTTCCCTGCCGCCCGTGAACGCCGCATGCACGTCATGCCGGAggatgatgtgtttttcatagTGGACGTCAAGACCGAGGACATCGGGGTTTATAGCTGCACAGCTCAGAACACAGCTGGAGCTATTTCTGCGAATGCTACGCTAACTGTTCTAG AAACACCTTCCTTCCTGCGGCCCCTCATGGACCGCACTGTGGCCAAGGGTGAAACTGCCGTCCTCCAGTGCATAGCTGGCGGCAGCCCTCCCCCGAGGCTAAACTGGACCAAGGATGACAGCCCACTGCTAGTGACCGAGCGCCACTTCTTCGCAGCCGCCAACCAGCTTCTCATCATCGTTGATGCCGCAGAAGCTGACGCGGGAAAGTACACCTGCGAGATGTCCAACACGCTGGGTACCGAGAGGGGGAACGTCAGGCTGGCGGTCATACCGAATCCCAACTGTGACTCCGGGGTGCAGGGCGGCGTGGGCGTCGGTATGGTCAGCGGGGCAGGATCAGATGATGATGGTTGGACCACAGTGGGAATCGTCATCATAGCCGTGGTGTGCTGCGTGGTGGGCACGTCACTGGTGTGGGTGGTCATCATCTACCACACCCGGCGACGCAACGAGGACTGCAGCGTCACCAACACAG ATGAGACCAACTTGCCGGGCGACATCCCCAGCTACCTGTCCTCCCAGGGCACGCTCGCTGACCGACAGGACGGCTACATCCCGTCAGAAAGCGGCAGCAGCCATCAGTATATGGCTTCGTCTATGAGCGGCTTCTACATGCAACCTAAAGACATGAACG GTCTTTGTCAGCTGGATACAGGAAGTGAAGCAGACATGGAGGCAGCCATTGATCCTCTCCTCTGCCATTATCAAGGTCCAGTCAGCTCACTGCTTCGCCGAGACAACATGTACCCTGATCCATCAGAAGTCTTCACAG GCTATTCCATCGACCAAAGGCCCGTCTGCATTGACTCCTACAGCGGCAGCCTGACCAGCTCTAAAAGGAGGGactacttcctgtctgagcATTTTGACCTCTGCTCCTCCACTGTACTGATGCAGCTCCCCAACGCCAATCTCCACCACGGCCCCACCCACCAGCAGAGTGACCGCCGACCCTCTGTGGAGGAGGGCGAAGCCACAGACTGCGGGAGGCCTCATGAGTGTCTCGCCCCCTGCAACACCTTCATGG GAACATTTGGGAAAGCTCCCTGGAGGCCTCACAAGGACCTGTACACAGGCTTCGGCCCGCCCTCAGCGCCGCATAATGGAATAACTCTGCACGAGAACCCGTACGCCGCGCCGGACGCCGATTCCGACCAGGAGAGCAGTCTCACCAAGGATTCTTCATCGGAGCAGAGCAACAGCGTTTACGAACAGCCGTTTGACATCAGGACTGATCCCTTCCCTCAGCGTAGAACGAGCACCTAA